The Streptomyces cadmiisoli genome has a segment encoding these proteins:
- a CDS encoding MvdC/MvdD family ATP grasp protein: MSAAARPVLVVAEQLDAAADMVVDQLNRRNVPVMRFDVAEFPQRLTLTGNHLPQESGWTGTIDDGRRTVRLEEVRAVYWRRPARPQIAASVPEPYATWAQNQADAAILNLLSALSGARWLNDPHADRVAAHKPQQLVAATRCGLMVPRSIITNDLEAARAFAKEVDGPLICKPVLGGRLDVGEDRSLMVATHRVNSEDFDDTIRLTAHYVQEDITKAYEVRLIAVGGDVFGGKLITTSKAAGIDWRTDYNHIEYDTVAVPADVATGVRRFLAYYGIAFGAFDFAVTPAGQWVFFENNPCGTWGWVENRTGLPIAAAHAAYLMGATE, translated from the coding sequence ATGAGTGCCGCCGCCCGCCCTGTGCTCGTTGTCGCTGAGCAGCTCGACGCTGCGGCCGACATGGTCGTCGACCAGCTCAACCGGCGCAACGTGCCCGTGATGCGTTTCGACGTCGCGGAGTTCCCCCAGCGGCTCACCCTCACCGGTAATCACCTGCCCCAGGAATCGGGCTGGACGGGGACGATCGACGACGGGCGCCGGACGGTGCGGCTCGAAGAGGTGCGGGCCGTCTACTGGAGGCGGCCCGCACGTCCGCAGATCGCCGCTTCCGTCCCTGAGCCCTACGCCACTTGGGCGCAGAACCAGGCCGACGCCGCAATCCTCAACCTCCTGAGTGCTCTGTCCGGTGCTCGATGGCTCAACGACCCTCACGCGGACCGGGTCGCGGCTCACAAGCCTCAGCAACTCGTCGCCGCGACGCGTTGCGGGCTGATGGTGCCGCGGAGCATCATCACCAACGACCTCGAAGCGGCACGAGCCTTCGCAAAGGAGGTGGACGGACCGCTGATCTGCAAGCCCGTCCTTGGCGGCCGGCTCGACGTCGGCGAAGACCGCAGCCTGATGGTCGCAACCCACCGCGTCAACTCGGAGGACTTCGACGACACCATCCGCCTGACGGCCCACTACGTCCAGGAAGACATCACCAAGGCGTACGAGGTACGTCTGATCGCCGTCGGCGGCGATGTTTTCGGCGGCAAGCTGATCACCACCAGCAAAGCCGCCGGTATCGACTGGCGGACCGACTACAACCACATCGAGTACGACACCGTGGCCGTCCCCGCCGATGTCGCCACCGGGGTGCGCCGGTTCCTCGCCTACTACGGCATCGCGTTCGGCGCCTTCGACTTCGCCGTAACGCCCGCGGGGCAGTGGGTGTTCTTCGAGAACAACCCTTGCGGCACCTGGGGCTGGGTTGAGAACCGTACGGGTCTGCCGATCGCAGCGGCGCACGCCGCATACCTGATGGGAGCAACCGAATGA